TGCAACCAAACCTTTAGCTATGCTGTTGATGAGCTTCTCGTCAAACTTCTTCACCGCGATATAGTCGAGAAAGGCAATAGGCTCGGCGCCTACGCAGATTATGTCGTTCACATTCATTGCAACGCAGTCTACACCTACTGTGTCGAATCTGTCCATCATTTGCGCAATCAACACCTTAGTTCCCACCCCGTCTGTGTGAAGAGCCAAAGCAGTGTCTCCACCGGCATCAATCAACCCGGAGTAGTGACCGATCTTTTCAAGAACAGCACCAATCTTTCCTTCACGATTAGCAAAGGTCAGACCCAACAGATCAGCTAACGCACCCTGCTCCTTCTTGATGCGGTTCACATCAATACCCGCATCAGCGTATCTCCAATGCTTCTTCTTACTCAATCGAATTTTCTACCGGTTATCTTCTCGTAAGCGTAAATATACCTTTCAAGCACCTTAGAGACCAGCTCCTTAGGAAGCTTAGGCGGCTCTGGATCCTTCTTCTCACCTCGACGCCGAGCCTCATCCAGCTGCTTCTTGTAACCCACCTGTATCAACCAGTCACGGACAACCTGCTTATCGAACGCCTCCTGAGACTCACCCACCTTGTACTGCTCTTTACTCCAGAGCCTGAACTCATCCGGCCCAACAGAGTCAGCGAGCAGGACAGCACCATCCTTGTCTCTACCAAACTCGAACTTAACATCAGCTATGATAAAGCCTGCCTTAGCGACCTGCTTGCTCATCTGCTTGTAAAGATCAATTGAACGCTTCTCAAGGTCTCGAAGCTCCTTCTCAGTCAACCACCGCTTCGAAAGTATCTCCTCACGAGTTACAGGTCGATCTTTAGCCTCGTGCTTAGTCGTAGGATCGAAGATGGGCTCAGGAAGCTTCGACGCCAAAACAGGTTGACCCGTGAACGAGACTTCCTTCCTCATCACTCGCTCATAGAAGCTCCCGTAAAGATAGCCTCGGACAACACACTCAATGGGGATTATCTCAACCTTCTTCACAAGCATCTTATCCTTGTCAACCACCTTAACCATATGGTTAGGAGTCTTCAATGTCTCAAACCAGTACTCCGCGAACTTGCAGAGCGCCTCACCCTTCCGAGGAATTGTAGACGGCAGCACTACATCAAACGCGGACACCCGATCCGTAAAGTGGAACATCAGCTGATTCGAATCAGCCTCGTAAACATCCTTAACCTTCCCTTTTCGAATTAACCTTCCAATCTTCTCATTACCAGTCATTTAGTTACCCCTCCGCTAGCTTCCGCCTGTACTCTAAGAGCTTCTCTTTTAGACCTTGATCCTTCAACGCGAGGATCTCTGCCGCAAGTAACCCGGCGTTTTTACCGCTGTCAACAGCTACACTCGCCACCGGAATACCTGAAGGCATCTGCACAATCGATAGAAGCGCGTCGAGACCGCCGAGTTTGCCTGACACAGGCACCCCAATTACCGGCTTCACTGTAAGCGACGCTATGACACCCGGCAGATGAGCCGCCATCCCTGCAATAGCGATAAACACATCAGCCTTGGAGCCTTCAACAAATCTTCTAAGCCCCTCAGGATTCCGGTGAGCAGAAAGAACCTTCACCTCATACTTGACACCAAACTGGTCAAGCATCCCAGTAGCCTGCTCAACAATCTGCTTATCCGAGGTGCTTCCAGATAT
This window of the Nitrososphaerota archaeon genome carries:
- the purC gene encoding phosphoribosylaminoimidazolesuccinocarboxamide synthase codes for the protein MTGNEKIGRLIRKGKVKDVYEADSNQLMFHFTDRVSAFDVVLPSTIPRKGEALCKFAEYWFETLKTPNHMVKVVDKDKMLVKKVEIIPIECVVRGYLYGSFYERVMRKEVSFTGQPVLASKLPEPIFDPTTKHEAKDRPVTREEILSKRWLTEKELRDLEKRSIDLYKQMSKQVAKAGFIIADVKFEFGRDKDGAVLLADSVGPDEFRLWSKEQYKVGESQEAFDKQVVRDWLIQVGYKKQLDEARRRGEKKDPEPPKLPKELVSKVLERYIYAYEKITGRKFD
- the purE gene encoding 5-(carboxyamino)imidazole ribonucleotide mutase — translated: MAAGTVAVISGSTSDKQIVEQATGMLDQFGVKYEVKVLSAHRNPEGLRRFVEGSKADVFIAIAGMAAHLPGVIASLTVKPVIGVPVSGKLGGLDALLSIVQMPSGIPVASVAVDSGKNAGLLAAEILALKDQGLKEKLLEYRRKLAEG